Below is a genomic region from Apostichopus japonicus isolate 1M-3 chromosome 7, ASM3797524v1, whole genome shotgun sequence.
tgattatttttattgggTTATATGCATGTATATCACGTCTACagcttactgtacagtacttctCAATGTTTCAACTGAAACAAATGCTGTACAGTGAGCTCAACGTTATACATGGTAAGTAACATCCATACGTTATTTTGGTACGTGAGAATTTATTTACTGCTTAGGGAGTTATAGATCTAAATAAAGTTAAgctatattgaaaaaaaaatgtttctgttgAGGTTATTGTGCTTATAACTTATACTTTAAAGaatcattttgttgcaaaataagGAAGTATAATGAACTATATACGCACAAAGTGTACACTATTAACACTGTTTATGGTTGATCAGCAGGCCTCGTTTGTACTCAAGCACTGAATTTGTGTTAACATAGATATATGTAACCTGCAAAACGAAAATAgtacatatacagtaatatTCTGGTGTCACACAATGTTAAACTTGTATATCTTTGAGAAGAATATTCCATCTTTTAATCTTTTAGTTGAAACCGTCATTTGAAGTATTGGCACAAGCTCTAGAAGCCATCGATTGTTGAATTTAAACAGCTTGGTTTTGTCCTCCAAATGTCTACCATCTACTGATAAATTATTGCAATATGAATTAGACGAAACATAGACGTTTTAAACTTTATTGCCCTGTAAGTGACAACGTTCAATTTGCTGTTGCCAAATGAATtcacaaaataacaataaacttCACAAATCTAACATATTAAGCATACGACATGCTACCCTGGAGACATCCTTCAAAATATTTTGCTCAGTTATCGGTTCTAGCCATCAGAAGATCCTCTATTAAATGTGTTCATTATCGTCTTGTAGGTGCTGATGAACTAAATTTAGGTCAACCGATGACAATAGTTTAACCTTGTCAATATGGCAATATAGCTGTAAGTTAATTCAAGCCATTGGTTTCTTTACCATGGTTATGTAGAACAGCATCGATCATCTTGTAcgattttaaatttaattttatagGGAAGTCTTAAGAAGACAGGGTTTCTCTCCTCAGAAAATTGAAACAACTTAATCCACATTGTGACGTACGAAGCCCGGTAGTTCATCATGACGTCAAGTTATCTTTTGGGAGTTGCATTTTTCATAGCAACTGCTTTACCGACTATCTATTCAGGTAAGTATTGAAGtgtttgctttattttatttcttaactGTTTCTTCTAATCACAGTTTAACCGAAACTATATGACACAATAGTAAAGCATAGCATGAAGGATGCTACCATAATACAGTAACAGATCATCTTACTCACTTTAAAGTAGAAATCTTCATATGAGACTTTGgttttaaaatataatgataatGCTTATTAAGAATGATATTTAAATTTCTATAAATCTGTCTTTTTTACAAAGGGTCGTCACTTAGATGTCCAGAAGAACTGTCAGTTGAAGAAGGGAGCATCCAAGTTGTCAACTGTTCTCTCACAACGTCTACACTTACAGAGCTATACTGGTACATAGGAACCAGTACACGCTCATTACCCATCGCGCAATTGGTGTCTGGTGTCAAATACGTTTGGTCAATGCAACACTACGATGTCAGCGACGATGGCTCACTTATCATCAAAAGCGTTGGTCGTAATCAGACAGGTCCTTACACCATCTTACACTTTATTGAAGATGACGAGACGGAACAATACACCGTGTTTATAAATCTTATAGGTAATGATCATGTTATACAAGTAAATATGTAAGACAGATCAATTGATAATATAAGATCTAGAAAACTGTTAGAATCAAATAGAACATATTACCTACCTGTTAAAAATCATTTATCGAATACGTTTTCTCATTATCAGTTGTTTAAGTTATCCAATTATATATGTTTCACCTACAGTGGCGATTCTTTTACTGACACGAGTCTATGTAAGTGTTCTACCGGTTCTTGTAAATACTCTACTTTCTGAAATTCAACGAGCTGGTAGGGTAATAAACCTTGTATGCCGTTACAATATGCTTGTTTAatctttcattttcacttttattttattcctttaAAAGATCATTGTCCAGTGATAGACCAGTGTACCTCATGTGAAGATTGTGTAATACAATCCACTGAAGAGCTAATATTTCTCACGTGCACTGTCACCAGTCCAACCACAGAGAAATTATCACCAATCTGGACTTACAATAATGGAAGTATAATTCAAGGTCGAATACACGAAGAACGACTGTCGGATAATTCGTGGAACGTCAGTGTCAGTTTGGACATTCAAAGCTTAAACTGTGGATTAACAGTTTTGCTTTGCTCCAGTTTTACAGAAGGACATGAAAATGAACGAATGAGTGCTAGAGTAAATGTAACGTTTGGTGAGTGGTTTTTGTTGTCTTGTTGACATTTAGGTTATTATGTATATCATTACTCAGACCCATTTATGTTATGTTACGTTAtcttatgttatgttatgtcatgtcatgttATGCATTCATACTTTCAGTCAAGTTAAAAACAGCCATTGTAAAACGTTGTCAAAGAGACATTCCAAACCGAATTTATTTTATTACCAACACATATACGCGTTTATTCAATTTCGACGCATATAATTGGGATACTTTATCAAACGATATTCCCGGGTCTTACCTATAATAAATGCTGCCGTACATAATGTGAAGCTTTTTT
It encodes:
- the LOC139969461 gene encoding uncharacterized protein, giving the protein MTSSYLLGVAFFIATALPTIYSGSSLRCPEELSVEEGSIQVVNCSLTTSTLTELYWYIGTSTRSLPIAQLVSGVKYVWSMQHYDVSDDGSLIIKSVGRNQTGPYTILHFIEDDETEQYTVFINLIDHCPVIDQCTSCEDCVIQSTEELIFLTCTVTSPTTEKLSPIWTYNNGSIIQGRIHEERLSDNSWNVSVSLDIQSLNCGLTVLLCSSFTEGHENERMSARVNVTFGSCDDLDIPNDGNAPILIVGCVIAIVIIVTTTFLIALYCGRCCKRNTKNEDGNEDGNKSGNEDKDVSLLKAIIFIHVLILFSLRLLRFDVIFTVILR